In the Micromonospora narathiwatensis genome, one interval contains:
- a CDS encoding ABC transporter ATP-binding protein has product MAEQTQPAASTAVVDSGRVPTVVVDDVHVIYRIHKGATSGTSPVSALKRIVTRNNAPNIREVHAVKGVSFTAYQGEAVGLIGSNGSGKSTLLRAIAGLLPPARGAVYTMGQPSLLGVNAALLNDLSGERNVVLGCLAMGMPPEEVKRLAPEIIEFSGINERGDFASLPMRTYSSGMGARLRFAIAAAKKHDVLLIDEALATGDRKFRARSEQRVRELRESAGTVFLVSHSISSIRDTCERTIWLEGGVLKMDGPTDEVCKAYESQK; this is encoded by the coding sequence GTGGCTGAGCAGACCCAACCGGCGGCGAGCACCGCCGTCGTCGACTCGGGGCGAGTCCCCACCGTCGTGGTGGACGACGTCCACGTGATCTACCGGATCCACAAGGGCGCCACCAGCGGCACCAGCCCGGTCTCCGCCCTCAAGCGCATCGTGACCCGCAACAACGCGCCGAACATCCGCGAGGTGCACGCGGTCAAGGGGGTGAGCTTCACCGCGTACCAGGGTGAGGCGGTCGGGCTGATCGGCAGCAACGGCTCCGGCAAGTCGACCCTGCTGCGGGCCATCGCCGGGCTGCTCCCGCCCGCCCGGGGCGCCGTCTACACCATGGGTCAGCCCTCGCTGCTCGGTGTGAACGCGGCCCTGCTCAACGACCTCTCCGGTGAGCGCAACGTGGTGCTCGGCTGCCTGGCCATGGGCATGCCGCCGGAGGAGGTCAAGCGGCTGGCCCCGGAGATCATCGAGTTCTCCGGAATCAACGAGCGGGGCGACTTCGCCTCGTTGCCGATGCGCACCTACTCCTCGGGCATGGGCGCCCGGCTGCGCTTCGCCATCGCCGCGGCCAAGAAGCACGACGTGCTGCTCATCGACGAGGCCCTCGCGACCGGTGACCGCAAGTTCCGGGCCCGCAGCGAGCAGCGGGTACGCGAGCTGCGCGAGAGCGCCGGCACCGTGTTCCTGGTGAGCCACTCGATCAGCTCGATCCGGGACACCTGCGAGCGGACCATCTGGCTGGAGGGGGGCGTCCTGAAGATGGACGGTCCCACCGACGAGGTCTGCAAGGCGTACGAGAGCCAGAAGTAG
- a CDS encoding ABC transporter permease has product MANTAVADPETGLTRAQLAQRYGLRVAGERPPLREYARRLWAYRHFITTYSRAKAASALSNTQLGQLWQVLTPLTNAAVYYLIFGVIVATNRNMTNFIAYLCTGVFIFMFTQTAVQNGTNAITGNLGLIRALQFPRAALPITVTLVQLQQLLMSMAVLAVIVLATGEPLTFRWLLIAPMLLLQTIFNIGLTMVMARLGSKVTDLRQVMPFVMRTWLYASGVLYPVALFRQHLPHWAANVLEWNPPLVFIELARYSLLESNQANLVTSPTRLWFMALAWAVVMGVGGFVYFWRGEEEYGRG; this is encoded by the coding sequence ATGGCCAACACCGCGGTGGCCGACCCCGAAACCGGGCTGACCCGGGCCCAGCTCGCCCAGCGATACGGGCTGCGGGTCGCCGGAGAACGCCCGCCCCTGCGCGAGTACGCCCGCCGGCTGTGGGCGTACCGGCACTTCATCACCACCTACTCCCGGGCGAAGGCCGCCTCGGCGCTCAGCAACACCCAGCTCGGGCAACTGTGGCAGGTGCTGACCCCGCTCACCAACGCGGCGGTCTACTACCTGATCTTCGGCGTGATCGTGGCGACGAACCGGAACATGACGAACTTCATCGCCTACCTCTGCACCGGCGTGTTCATCTTCATGTTCACCCAGACCGCCGTGCAGAACGGCACCAACGCGATCACCGGCAACCTGGGCCTGATCCGGGCCCTGCAGTTCCCCCGGGCCGCGCTGCCGATCACCGTCACCCTGGTGCAGTTGCAGCAGCTGCTCATGTCGATGGCGGTGCTGGCGGTCATCGTGCTGGCGACCGGCGAGCCGCTGACCTTCCGCTGGCTGCTGATCGCGCCCATGCTGCTGCTCCAGACGATCTTCAACATCGGGTTGACCATGGTGATGGCCCGGCTCGGCTCGAAGGTCACCGACCTGCGTCAGGTCATGCCGTTCGTGATGCGGACCTGGCTGTACGCCTCCGGCGTGCTCTACCCGGTCGCGCTGTTCCGGCAGCACCTGCCGCACTGGGCGGCGAACGTGCTGGAGTGGAACCCGCCGCTGGTCTTCATCGAGCTGGCCCGGTACTCGCTGCTCGAGTCCAACCAGGCGAACCTGGTGACCTCGCCGACGCGGCTGTGGTTCATGGCCCTGGCCTGGGCCGTCGTGATGGGCGTGGGCGGGTTCGTCTACTTCTGGCGCGGAGAAGAGGAGTACGGCCGTGGCTGA
- a CDS encoding TetR/AcrR family transcriptional regulator, with product MTTEKRRAPAGAAVLRGEITTAIRAAVMQELAEVGYGRLSIEAVARRAGVSKTAIYRRWRSKLDLVLDMVTAVAGRNLPLLDTGSLLGDLEILLHVMARALQHRLASQIIPDLLAEAARNPQIAEKLQAALDDYQQAVGRILIGRAVERGELSPDTDRRAAVDLIVGPVYWRMAISRAPLEAEEVPRLASAIVAALRVACLGPVRDEVEV from the coding sequence GTGACGACCGAGAAGAGGCGTGCCCCGGCCGGGGCGGCAGTGCTGCGCGGGGAGATCACCACGGCCATCCGGGCCGCCGTCATGCAGGAGTTGGCCGAGGTCGGCTACGGTCGCCTCTCCATCGAGGCGGTCGCCCGGCGGGCCGGGGTCAGCAAGACCGCGATCTATCGCCGTTGGCGTTCGAAACTTGACCTGGTGCTGGACATGGTCACCGCCGTGGCGGGGCGCAACCTGCCCCTGCTGGACACCGGCAGCCTCCTCGGCGACCTGGAGATCCTGTTGCACGTGATGGCCCGTGCGCTGCAACACCGGCTGGCCTCGCAGATCATCCCGGACCTGCTCGCCGAGGCCGCCCGCAACCCGCAGATCGCCGAGAAGCTCCAGGCGGCCCTCGACGACTACCAGCAGGCCGTCGGCCGGATCCTGATCGGGCGGGCGGTCGAGCGCGGGGAGTTGTCGCCGGACACCGACCGGCGCGCCGCGGTCGACCTGATCGTCGGCCCGGTCTACTGGCGGATGGCCATCTCCCGAGCTCCGCTGGAGGCCGAGGAGGTGCCCCGGCTGGCGTCGGCGATCGTCGCGGCGCTGCGAGTAGCATGCTTGGGGCCCGTCCGGGATGAGGTGGAAGTTTGA
- a CDS encoding DegT/DnrJ/EryC1/StrS family aminotransferase, with protein sequence MVGPHPEFIPPARPIIGEAEIEAAVRVLRSGRVVQGPEVAAFEEEFGELVAGRHCVAVNSGTSALQLTLMALGFGPGDEVIVPSFSFAASANAVRLVGAEPVFVDIEPGSFCVDPEAVAAAVTPRTVAIMPVHLYGHPAAMDKIMAIAERHGLAVVEDAAQAHGATLHGTPVGAFGTAGCFSFYPTKNMHALEGGMVTTADPELARTLRLLRNQGMEQRYANEIVGANMRMTDVAAAIGRVQLTQLAEWTEQRRANAKFLDSTITGLVTPPVADGARHVYHQYTVRATGNRDAAMTRLTELGIGNAVYYPTPIHRLKPYLAEDGTPGPWELPETERAAAEVISLPVHPSLSQADLDRIAEGANLAGGAR encoded by the coding sequence ATGGTTGGGCCGCACCCAGAGTTCATTCCCCCAGCCCGACCGATCATCGGTGAGGCCGAGATCGAGGCGGCTGTCCGGGTGCTGCGGAGCGGCCGGGTCGTGCAGGGCCCGGAGGTCGCCGCGTTCGAGGAGGAGTTCGGCGAGCTGGTCGCCGGCCGGCACTGCGTCGCCGTCAACTCCGGCACCTCCGCGCTGCAGCTCACCCTGATGGCGCTCGGCTTCGGCCCGGGCGACGAGGTCATCGTCCCGTCGTTCTCGTTCGCGGCCAGCGCGAACGCGGTCCGGCTGGTCGGCGCCGAGCCGGTCTTCGTGGACATCGAGCCGGGCAGCTTCTGCGTCGACCCGGAGGCGGTCGCCGCCGCGGTCACCCCGCGGACCGTCGCCATCATGCCGGTGCACCTCTACGGCCACCCGGCCGCGATGGACAAGATCATGGCCATCGCCGAGCGGCACGGCCTGGCCGTCGTCGAGGACGCCGCCCAGGCCCACGGCGCCACCCTGCACGGCACCCCGGTCGGCGCGTTCGGCACCGCCGGCTGCTTCAGCTTCTACCCGACGAAGAACATGCACGCCCTGGAGGGCGGCATGGTCACCACCGCCGACCCCGAGCTGGCCCGGACCCTGCGCCTGCTGCGCAACCAGGGCATGGAGCAGCGGTACGCCAACGAGATCGTCGGCGCCAACATGCGGATGACCGACGTGGCCGCCGCGATCGGCCGGGTGCAGCTCACCCAGCTCGCCGAGTGGACCGAGCAGCGCCGGGCCAACGCCAAGTTCCTCGACTCCACCATCACCGGCCTGGTCACCCCGCCGGTGGCCGACGGCGCCCGGCACGTCTACCACCAGTACACGGTGCGGGCGACGGGCAACCGGGACGCCGCCATGACCCGCCTCACCGAGCTGGGCATCGGCAACGCCGTCTACTACCCGACCCCGATCCACCGGCTCAAGCCGTACCTCGCCGAGGACGGCACGCCGGGCCCGTGGGAGCTGCCGGAGACCGAGCGGGCCGCCGCCGAGGTGATCTCGCTCCCGGTGCACCCGTCGCTGAGCCAGGCCGACCTCGACCGGATCGCCGAGGGCGCCAACCTCGCCGGGGGTGCCCGATGA
- a CDS encoding Gfo/Idh/MocA family protein, translated as MTEGRKLRAGLIGLGAMGRNHGRVLSNLDGVELVGVVDPAGDVTGALRAPVVPELGDLLAMGIDYAVVACPTALHERIGLELAANGVCALIEKPLAQSVEAATRLVEAFESAGLVAGVGHIERYNPALQSLRTRLEAGELGEVFQVVTRRQGPFPHRIADVGVVMDLATHDIDLTAWVTGREYASVAARTVSRSGRLHEDMVAVVGQLSDGTMVNHLVNWLSPLKERSTVVTGDKGCFVADTLTADLTFYANAAIDTEWEALRAFRGVAEGDMVRYAIPKREPLLVEHERFRDAVEGKQSDIVTLRQGLRTVQVAAGLLESASDGKVVSVAPTSSDAEPALR; from the coding sequence ATGACCGAGGGTCGCAAGCTGCGCGCCGGCCTGATCGGCCTGGGCGCGATGGGGCGTAACCACGGCCGGGTGCTGTCCAACCTGGACGGCGTCGAGCTGGTCGGCGTCGTCGACCCGGCCGGCGACGTCACCGGCGCGCTCCGCGCCCCGGTCGTCCCCGAGCTGGGCGACCTGCTGGCCATGGGCATCGACTACGCCGTGGTCGCCTGCCCGACCGCGCTGCACGAGCGGATCGGCCTGGAGCTGGCCGCCAACGGGGTGTGCGCGCTGATCGAGAAGCCGCTGGCCCAGTCGGTCGAGGCGGCCACCCGCCTGGTCGAGGCGTTCGAGTCCGCCGGGCTGGTCGCCGGTGTCGGCCACATCGAGCGCTACAACCCGGCCCTGCAGAGCCTGCGTACCCGGCTGGAGGCCGGCGAGCTGGGCGAGGTCTTCCAGGTCGTCACCCGGCGCCAGGGGCCGTTCCCGCACCGGATCGCCGACGTCGGCGTGGTGATGGACCTGGCCACCCACGACATCGACCTCACCGCCTGGGTGACCGGCCGGGAATACGCCTCGGTGGCCGCCCGGACGGTCTCCCGTAGCGGCCGGCTGCACGAGGACATGGTCGCCGTGGTCGGCCAGCTCTCCGACGGCACGATGGTCAACCACCTGGTCAACTGGCTGAGCCCGCTCAAGGAGCGGTCCACCGTGGTGACCGGCGACAAGGGCTGCTTCGTGGCCGACACGCTCACCGCCGACCTCACCTTCTACGCCAACGCCGCCATCGACACCGAGTGGGAGGCGCTGCGCGCGTTCCGCGGGGTGGCCGAGGGCGACATGGTCCGGTACGCGATCCCGAAGCGCGAGCCGCTGCTCGTCGAGCACGAGCGGTTCCGCGACGCGGTCGAGGGGAAGCAGAGCGACATCGTCACCCTGCGGCAGGGTCTGCGTACGGTGCAGGTCGCCGCGGGCCTCCTGGAGTCCGCGTCCGACGGCAAGGTCGTGTCGGTCGCACCCACCAGCAGCGATGCGGAGCCGGCGCTGCGATGA
- a CDS encoding glycosyl transferase family 1, protein MARPQIARRRRVALRRAAADGRPSEPASVREVCALPASTPLLVHAGGIAADRALGAIVDALPRLPACHLALVHTDRERAEVRDLVRRAGPAAARVHEVPRPRRLTPAFLAPADLAVYGFEAVADDRPLVPAVLDAYREAGLPVVAGEARAVREHLAGRGPAEFFAPGSVTSFVAAVERARERVPEAPETAQVPPVEAGAPGSWRPLGTGPVRLGLGTANYAGQLSALATAISAARPDVGVELVVAKPPASYRYPADRYLHFPAEHHLDVQLDQARRVLAGYTHLIVDAFRPVLGRLNGDDIAADLPALRRAGIKVALLAHGSEIRHPGAHLRRHAESAFRDAPEELRDRLTAVAERNRRTAEESGLPLFVTTPDLLADVPFATWAPLVIDVDAWAGDRPVLERSRPVVLHAPTSRWTKGTDRLLPRLRELHDRRIIELRLVEGLPYDEMVHLVRDADIVVDQLVMGTYGTFSCEGMAAGKVVVAYLDESVHHAVGVRPPIASATPTTIGNTIESLLDDRHAATVLAAAGPRYVREHHDGRHTAAAFDVFLR, encoded by the coding sequence GTGGCGAGGCCGCAGATCGCCCGGCGGCGGCGCGTCGCGCTCCGCCGGGCCGCCGCCGACGGGCGGCCCTCGGAACCCGCCTCGGTACGTGAGGTCTGCGCACTGCCCGCCAGCACGCCGCTGCTGGTGCACGCGGGTGGGATCGCGGCCGACCGGGCACTCGGCGCGATCGTCGACGCCCTGCCCCGGTTGCCGGCCTGCCACCTCGCCCTGGTCCACACCGACCGGGAACGGGCCGAGGTGCGGGACCTGGTGCGCCGGGCCGGCCCGGCGGCCGCCCGGGTGCACGAGGTGCCCCGCCCGCGCCGGCTCACGCCCGCGTTCCTCGCCCCGGCGGACCTGGCCGTGTACGGCTTCGAGGCCGTCGCGGACGACCGGCCGCTGGTGCCGGCCGTCCTCGACGCGTACCGGGAGGCCGGTCTGCCCGTCGTGGCGGGCGAGGCGCGGGCGGTGCGGGAGCACCTCGCCGGCCGCGGCCCGGCCGAGTTCTTCGCCCCCGGTTCGGTGACCTCGTTCGTCGCGGCCGTGGAGCGGGCGCGGGAACGCGTACCCGAAGCGCCGGAGACGGCGCAGGTCCCGCCGGTCGAGGCCGGCGCTCCGGGCTCGTGGCGCCCGCTCGGCACGGGACCGGTCCGGCTCGGCCTCGGCACCGCGAACTACGCCGGCCAGCTCTCCGCCCTGGCCACCGCGATCAGCGCCGCCCGGCCCGACGTGGGGGTGGAGCTGGTGGTCGCCAAGCCACCGGCCTCGTACCGGTATCCGGCGGACCGTTACCTCCACTTCCCGGCCGAGCACCACCTCGACGTGCAACTGGACCAGGCCCGCCGGGTGCTCGCCGGCTACACCCACCTGATCGTCGACGCCTTCCGGCCGGTGCTCGGCCGGCTCAACGGCGACGACATCGCCGCCGACCTGCCGGCGCTGCGGCGGGCCGGGATCAAGGTGGCGCTGCTGGCGCACGGCAGCGAGATCCGCCACCCGGGCGCGCACCTGCGACGGCACGCCGAGTCCGCGTTCCGGGACGCCCCGGAGGAACTGCGCGACCGGCTCACCGCGGTGGCCGAGCGGAACCGGCGCACCGCGGAGGAGAGCGGCCTGCCGCTCTTCGTGACCACCCCCGACCTGCTGGCCGACGTGCCCTTCGCCACATGGGCGCCGCTGGTGATCGACGTCGACGCATGGGCCGGCGACCGGCCTGTGCTGGAACGGTCCCGCCCGGTGGTGCTGCACGCCCCGACGAGCCGCTGGACGAAGGGCACCGACCGGCTCCTGCCCCGGTTGCGGGAGCTGCACGACCGACGGATCATCGAACTGCGACTCGTGGAAGGGCTGCCGTACGACGAAATGGTCCACCTGGTGCGGGACGCCGACATTGTCGTCGACCAGCTCGTGATGGGCACGTACGGCACGTTCTCCTGCGAGGGGATGGCCGCCGGGAAGGTGGTCGTGGCGTACCTCGACGAGAGCGTGCACCACGCCGTCGGCGTCCGTCCCCCGATCGCCTCCGCGACGCCCACCACCATCGGCAACACGATCGAGTCACTGCTCGACGACCGTCACGCGGCGACCGTCCTCGCCGCGGCGGGACCCCGTTACGTCCGGGAACACCACGACGGCCGGCACACCGCCGCGGCCTTCGACGTGTTCCTCCGGTGA
- a CDS encoding glycosyltransferase family 4 protein, translating to MQAAPRTDARPTRGRVVMLVDNGVHGDSRVQKAARSAAEAGWEVILVGILKGNATEENWRIGDADVQLIRVSRRLQHPVAYRRALLRRPLAYKPGSQGKRKLNKLKARRDDLNFRLSEIKVARSQGGPRWPELAGKARLALPYFVNKAKFQWVKFRYAELKRLQAHQQDPNSWIDRTALRFWQRLHGDRAWRRLDPELWDFELAFAPVVDELEPDLIHAHDFRMLGVGARAAMRARAGGRDVKLVWDAHEFVPGIIGRPGNQRWLPAQIAYVREHAPYADGVVTVSATLADLLRETHDLPEQPAVVLNAPPAALTPEQRARPVPDIRARCGIDATTPLLVYCGGINPSRGVDIMIRGLTELPDAHVALVSVHPNGKVPIMYELEELAAELGVADRVHLLPYVPHWQVSAFVAPADLGVIPIHHKPNHELALITKFFEYAHGRLPMVVSDVKTMAEATRATGQGEVFRAEDLDDYLRAVRAVLADPQRYRAAYDRPGVLDQWTWEAQARVMDEVYTRLLPHHPKAPASPEAAPAVPAQRSVMPVR from the coding sequence ATGCAAGCTGCCCCGCGTACCGACGCCCGACCGACCCGGGGGCGGGTGGTGATGTTGGTCGACAACGGAGTCCACGGCGACTCCCGGGTGCAGAAGGCCGCCCGGTCCGCCGCCGAGGCCGGCTGGGAGGTGATCCTGGTCGGCATCCTGAAGGGCAACGCCACGGAGGAGAACTGGCGAATCGGCGACGCGGATGTCCAACTGATCAGGGTGTCCCGGCGGCTTCAGCACCCGGTCGCCTACCGTCGCGCCCTGCTGCGCCGCCCGTTGGCGTACAAGCCGGGCTCCCAGGGCAAGCGGAAGCTGAACAAGCTCAAGGCCCGGCGGGACGACCTGAACTTCCGGCTCTCCGAGATCAAGGTCGCGCGGAGCCAGGGCGGGCCGCGCTGGCCGGAGCTGGCCGGCAAGGCCCGGCTGGCCCTGCCGTACTTCGTCAACAAGGCGAAGTTCCAGTGGGTCAAGTTCCGCTACGCGGAGCTGAAGCGCCTCCAGGCGCACCAGCAGGACCCGAACTCCTGGATCGACCGGACCGCCCTGCGGTTCTGGCAGCGACTCCACGGCGACCGGGCCTGGCGCCGCCTGGACCCGGAGCTGTGGGACTTCGAGCTGGCCTTCGCCCCGGTGGTGGACGAGTTGGAGCCGGACCTCATCCACGCACACGACTTCCGGATGCTCGGCGTGGGCGCGCGTGCCGCCATGCGGGCCCGCGCCGGTGGGCGTGACGTCAAGCTGGTCTGGGACGCCCACGAGTTCGTGCCCGGCATCATCGGCCGGCCGGGGAACCAGCGCTGGCTGCCCGCGCAGATCGCGTACGTGCGGGAGCACGCGCCGTACGCCGACGGCGTCGTCACCGTCTCCGCCACCCTGGCCGACCTGCTCCGGGAGACGCACGACCTGCCCGAGCAGCCGGCGGTGGTGCTGAACGCCCCGCCTGCGGCGCTCACCCCGGAGCAGCGGGCCCGGCCGGTGCCGGACATCCGGGCGCGCTGCGGCATCGACGCGACCACGCCGCTGCTGGTCTACTGCGGCGGCATCAACCCCTCGCGCGGGGTGGACATCATGATCCGGGGCCTGACCGAGTTGCCCGACGCGCACGTCGCGCTGGTCTCGGTGCACCCCAACGGCAAGGTGCCGATCATGTACGAGCTGGAGGAACTCGCCGCCGAGCTGGGCGTGGCCGACCGGGTGCACCTGCTGCCGTACGTGCCGCACTGGCAGGTGTCCGCCTTCGTGGCCCCCGCCGACCTCGGCGTCATCCCGATCCACCACAAGCCGAACCACGAGCTGGCGCTGATCACCAAGTTCTTCGAGTACGCGCACGGCCGGCTGCCGATGGTGGTGAGCGACGTCAAGACCATGGCGGAGGCGACGCGAGCCACCGGCCAGGGTGAGGTCTTCCGGGCCGAGGACCTGGACGACTACCTGCGGGCCGTACGCGCGGTGCTGGCCGACCCGCAGCGGTACCGGGCGGCGTACGACCGGCCGGGCGTGCTGGACCAGTGGACGTGGGAGGCGCAGGCACGGGTGATGGACGAGGTCTACACCCGCCTGCTGCCGCACCACCCGAAGGCGCCGGCGTCGCCGGAGGCCGCCCCGGCCGTCCCGGCGCAGCGGTCCGTCATGCCGGTGCGCTGA
- a CDS encoding glycosyltransferase — MTTVLIVASAAPKQPAVLVEALERFRDRGATVTVACFFDSAELPIDPALADVRTFAVPVEKRDARFRKALGRAQANRKLWLHARRNAWLRQRYRKADLLVALDARTVHTVWEMAQRNTRAGAHYGLVPALRALDSARTEPVGKRLERQMAAAAGIGARGAKRAAVQTVRTTLRKATGQTVMSNPAGAWFWTRAVAAPRVPDRFRSKLAVRLHDSAVRAGRPAVAARAASAAVNRISSAGTRADVLTQAAQSELALGHVPTGLHDAIRAQLALADSLVSKNPTQSAAAVSKAWSLSSNRVLHFDRLTSPMSEDPGAFLAPFRASAAARKLSGPRCRLAPAAPAPTDRPLRLLVTTLINDNFLPEILERYRAMPNVEVRFLDLHEDPVTRPLALSGSAVIEHLLAGESSYGAKIEEWLRPHLDWADTVFVDWCQATAALFTLHDPGTARIIVRLHSFEAFNFWPHLVDFSRVDDVVFVSEHLQDLSTAVLPQLAEPGGPRLWVIDNAMDLQRYPRVKSADARFNLGMVGFSSVAKDPRWAIDVLRRLRERDERYRLTLIGSNFNNRTSKPAKDYGKLLSKDLAELEPLDAVRRYGQTDDVPAALQEVGVILSTSVRESFHCGLVEGAASGAVPVVRDWPFFAGKPHGARTLFPADWVVATPEEAAERILDATATEERWRETGQVASEHALKTWDWTVTQSGFDRLLLDG, encoded by the coding sequence GTGACCACCGTGCTCATCGTGGCCAGTGCCGCACCGAAGCAGCCGGCCGTCCTGGTCGAGGCGCTGGAGCGCTTCCGCGACCGGGGTGCCACCGTCACCGTGGCCTGCTTCTTCGACAGCGCGGAGCTGCCGATCGACCCGGCGCTGGCGGACGTCCGCACCTTCGCCGTACCCGTCGAGAAGCGGGACGCCCGGTTCCGCAAGGCGCTCGGCCGGGCGCAGGCCAACCGGAAGCTGTGGCTGCACGCGCGGCGTAACGCCTGGCTGCGGCAGCGCTACCGGAAGGCCGACCTGCTGGTGGCTCTCGACGCCCGCACGGTGCACACGGTGTGGGAGATGGCGCAGCGCAACACCCGGGCCGGCGCCCACTACGGCCTCGTGCCCGCGCTGCGGGCCCTCGACTCGGCCCGGACCGAGCCGGTGGGCAAGCGGCTGGAGCGGCAGATGGCGGCGGCCGCCGGCATCGGTGCCCGGGGGGCCAAGCGGGCGGCGGTACAGACCGTGCGGACCACGCTCCGGAAGGCCACCGGCCAGACGGTGATGAGCAACCCGGCCGGCGCCTGGTTCTGGACCCGGGCGGTGGCGGCTCCCCGCGTGCCGGACCGGTTCCGCAGCAAGCTCGCCGTCCGGCTGCACGACAGCGCGGTACGCGCCGGCCGCCCGGCCGTCGCCGCCCGCGCCGCCTCCGCCGCGGTGAACCGGATCAGCAGCGCCGGCACCCGCGCGGACGTGCTGACCCAGGCGGCGCAGTCCGAGCTGGCCCTCGGCCACGTTCCGACCGGCCTGCACGACGCGATCCGGGCCCAGTTGGCGCTGGCGGACAGCCTGGTGTCCAAGAACCCCACGCAGTCCGCGGCGGCGGTCTCCAAGGCGTGGAGCCTGTCGTCCAACCGGGTGCTGCACTTCGACCGGCTCACCTCGCCGATGAGCGAGGACCCGGGTGCCTTCCTGGCGCCGTTCCGGGCCAGCGCGGCGGCGCGGAAGCTGTCCGGGCCGCGGTGCCGGCTCGCCCCGGCCGCGCCGGCGCCCACCGACCGGCCGCTGCGCCTGCTGGTCACCACGCTGATCAACGACAACTTCCTGCCGGAGATCCTGGAGCGGTACCGGGCGATGCCGAACGTGGAGGTCCGCTTCCTGGATCTCCACGAGGACCCGGTGACCCGCCCGCTGGCCCTCAGCGGCAGCGCCGTGATCGAACATCTGCTGGCGGGCGAGTCGTCGTACGGCGCCAAGATCGAGGAGTGGCTGCGGCCGCACCTGGACTGGGCGGACACCGTCTTCGTCGACTGGTGCCAGGCCACCGCGGCGCTGTTCACCCTGCACGACCCCGGCACCGCCCGGATCATCGTCCGGCTGCACAGTTTCGAGGCGTTCAACTTCTGGCCGCACCTGGTGGACTTCTCCCGGGTGGACGACGTCGTCTTCGTCTCCGAGCACCTGCAGGACCTCTCCACGGCGGTGCTGCCGCAGCTCGCCGAGCCCGGCGGTCCCCGCCTCTGGGTCATCGACAACGCGATGGACCTCCAGCGCTACCCCCGGGTGAAGTCGGCGGACGCCCGCTTCAACCTGGGCATGGTCGGGTTCAGCTCGGTGGCGAAGGACCCGCGCTGGGCGATCGACGTGCTGCGCCGGCTGCGCGAGCGGGACGAGCGGTACCGGCTGACGCTCATCGGCAGCAACTTCAACAACCGCACCAGCAAGCCGGCGAAGGACTACGGCAAGCTGCTCAGCAAGGACCTGGCCGAGCTGGAGCCGCTCGACGCGGTGCGGCGGTACGGGCAGACCGACGACGTCCCGGCCGCGCTCCAGGAGGTGGGCGTCATCCTCAGCACCTCCGTACGGGAGAGCTTCCACTGTGGTCTGGTGGAGGGTGCGGCCAGCGGGGCGGTGCCGGTGGTGCGGGACTGGCCGTTCTTCGCCGGCAAGCCGCACGGCGCCCGTACCCTCTTCCCCGCCGACTGGGTGGTCGCCACCCCCGAGGAGGCGGCGGAGCGGATCCTGGACGCCACCGCCACCGAGGAGCGGTGGCGGGAGACCGGTCAGGTCGCGTCCGAGCACGCGCTCAAGACCTGGGACTGGACGGTCACCCAGTCCGGTTTCGACCGGCTGCTGCTGGACGGCTGA